From the uncultured Desulfovibrio sp. genome, one window contains:
- a CDS encoding DUF3828 domain-containing protein, giving the protein MKKFLLICLFFGIGLLQSCPQVARAQDVESFVQDFYKWYMKQSLLTDDRPVFDDAIFKYVCKCTAKRVRLDYKRMVGDADYYLRGQDFGKELLDNLMVGKSIDVDDSLSLVPVSVSFRNEYTPYIVVYVEKTKGRMCISKVEDSHGPNFRESVY; this is encoded by the coding sequence ATGAAAAAATTTCTCCTTATATGCTTGTTTTTTGGAATAGGATTGCTTCAATCCTGCCCACAAGTTGCGCGCGCGCAAGATGTGGAGTCTTTTGTGCAGGATTTTTATAAATGGTATATGAAGCAATCGCTGCTGACAGATGATCGTCCTGTTTTTGACGATGCCATATTTAAGTACGTGTGCAAATGTACAGCAAAAAGAGTACGCCTTGATTATAAAAGGATGGTTGGTGACGCTGATTATTATCTTAGGGGGCAAGACTTTGGAAAAGAATTGCTGGATAACCTTATGGTAGGTAAATCCATTGATGTGGACGATAGTCTCAGTCTTGTGCCGGTGAGTGTGTCCTTTAGGAATGAGTACACACCGTATATTGTAGTTTATGTGGAAAAAACAAAGGGTCGCATGTGCATAAGCAAGGTAGAAGATTCCCATGGACCTAATTTCCGTGAGTCTGTGTACTGA